The Bubalus bubalis isolate 160015118507 breed Murrah chromosome 1, NDDB_SH_1, whole genome shotgun sequence genome includes a region encoding these proteins:
- the PRMT2 gene encoding protein arginine N-methyltransferase 2 isoform X1, with amino-acid sequence MATPGDCPRSELQEEEDPTTQAEEEHLQGAVHPEEFVAIADYSATDETQLSFLRGEKILILRQTTADWWWGERAGCCGYIPANHLGKQLEDWDPEDSWQDEEYFGSYGTLKLHLEMLADQPRTTKYHSVILQNKESLKDKVILDVGCGTGIISLFCAHYAQPRAVFAVEASEMAQHTGQLVVQNGFADIITVFQQKVEDVVLPEKVDVLVSEWMGTCLLFEFMIESILYARDAWLKEDGVIWPTTAALHLVPCSADKDYRSKVLFWDNAYEFDLSPLKSLAIKEFFSKPKYNHILKPDDCLSEPCTILHLDMRTVQVADLEMMKGELHFDIQKAGMLHGFTAWFSVQFQNLEEDEPQLVLSTGPLHPTTHWKQVLFMMDEPVPVLVGDMVTGAVVLQRNPVWRRHMSVTLSWSITSAQDPTLQKVGEKVFPIWR; translated from the exons ATGGCAACACCAGGTGACTGCCCCAGAAGTGAGTTGCAG GAGGAGGAGGACCCTACCACGCAGGCTGAGGAGGAGCACCTCCAGGGGGCTGTGCATCCGGAGGAGTTCGTGGCCATCGCAGACTATTCTGCCACCGACGAGACGCAG CTCAGCTTTTTGAGAGGAGAAAAGATCCTCATCCTGAGACAAACCACTGCGGACTGGTGGTGGGGCGAGCGTGCGGGCTGCTGTGGGTACATCCCAGCAAACCACCTGGGGAAGCAGCTGGAAGACTGGGACCCCGAGGATTCCTGGCAGGATGAGGAGTACTTCGGCAGCTATGGAACCCTG AAACTTCACTTGGAGATGTTGGCAGACCAGCCACGAACAACTAAGTACCACAGCGTTATCCTGCAGAATAAAGAATCCCTGAAAGACAAAGTGATTCTGGACGTCGGCTGTGGGACTGGGATCATCAGCCTCTTCTGTGCACACTATGCTCAGCCCAGAGCC GTGTTTGCGGTGGAGGCCAGTGAGATGGCCCAGCACACAGGGCAGCTGGTCGTGCAGAATGGCTTTGCTGATATCATCACCGTGTTTCAGCAGAAGGTGGAAGACGTGGTGCTGCCGGAGAAGGTGGACGTGCTGGTGTCTGAGTGGATGGGCACCTGCCTGCTG TTTGAGTTCATGATCGAGTCCATCCTGTATGCCCGGGACGCCTGGCTGAAGGAGGACGGGGTCATCTGGCCGACCACAGCCGCCCTGCACCTGGTGCCCTGCAGCGCCGACAAGGACTACCGGAGCAAGGTGCTCTTCTGGGACAATGCCTATGAGTTCGACCTCAGCCCTCTCAA ATCTTTAGCAATTAAGGAGTTTTTTTCGAAGCCCAAGTATAACCACATTTTGAAACCGGACGACTGTCTCTCTGAGCCATGCACCATATTACATTTGGACATGAGAACCGTGCAGGTCGCCGACCTCGAG ATGATGAAAGGGGAGCTGCACTTTGACATACAGAAGGCAGGCATGCTGCATGGATTCACAGCCTGGTTCAGCGTCCAGTTTCAGAACCTGGAGGAGGACGAGCCACAGCTGGTGCTGAGCACTGGCCCGCTGCACCC CACCACCCACTGGAAGCAGGTGCTGTTCATGATGGATGAGCCCGTCCCCGTCCTCGTGGGAGACATGGTCACGGGCGCAGTGGTGTTGCAGAGGAACCCTGTGTGGAGGCGACACATGTCTGTCACCCTGAGCTGGTCCATCACTTCTGCACAAGACCCTACGTTGCAGAAA GTTGGGGAGAAAGTCTTTCCCATCTGGAGATGA
- the PRMT2 gene encoding protein arginine N-methyltransferase 2 isoform X2 yields MATPGDCPRSELQEEEDPTTQAEEEHLQGAVHPEEFVAIADYSATDETQLSFLRGEKILILRQTTADWWWGERAGCCGYIPANHLGKQLEDWDPEDSWQDEEYFGSYGTLKLHLEMLADQPRTTKYHSVILQNKESLKDKVILDVGCGTGIISLFCAHYAQPRAVFAVEASEMAQHTGQLVVQNGFADIITVFQQKVEDVVLPEKVDVLVSEWMGTCLLFEFMIESILYARDAWLKEDGVIWPTTAALHLVPCSADKDYRSKVLFWDNAYEFDLSPLKVPGGRQGRPRSCPGAREGPLIRDGCSPTR; encoded by the exons ATGGCAACACCAGGTGACTGCCCCAGAAGTGAGTTGCAG GAGGAGGAGGACCCTACCACGCAGGCTGAGGAGGAGCACCTCCAGGGGGCTGTGCATCCGGAGGAGTTCGTGGCCATCGCAGACTATTCTGCCACCGACGAGACGCAG CTCAGCTTTTTGAGAGGAGAAAAGATCCTCATCCTGAGACAAACCACTGCGGACTGGTGGTGGGGCGAGCGTGCGGGCTGCTGTGGGTACATCCCAGCAAACCACCTGGGGAAGCAGCTGGAAGACTGGGACCCCGAGGATTCCTGGCAGGATGAGGAGTACTTCGGCAGCTATGGAACCCTG AAACTTCACTTGGAGATGTTGGCAGACCAGCCACGAACAACTAAGTACCACAGCGTTATCCTGCAGAATAAAGAATCCCTGAAAGACAAAGTGATTCTGGACGTCGGCTGTGGGACTGGGATCATCAGCCTCTTCTGTGCACACTATGCTCAGCCCAGAGCC GTGTTTGCGGTGGAGGCCAGTGAGATGGCCCAGCACACAGGGCAGCTGGTCGTGCAGAATGGCTTTGCTGATATCATCACCGTGTTTCAGCAGAAGGTGGAAGACGTGGTGCTGCCGGAGAAGGTGGACGTGCTGGTGTCTGAGTGGATGGGCACCTGCCTGCTG TTTGAGTTCATGATCGAGTCCATCCTGTATGCCCGGGACGCCTGGCTGAAGGAGGACGGGGTCATCTGGCCGACCACAGCCGCCCTGCACCTGGTGCCCTGCAGCGCCGACAAGGACTACCGGAGCAAGGTGCTCTTCTGGGACAATGCCTATGAGTTCGACCTCAGCCCTCTCAA GGtgccaggaggcaggcaggggaggcCTCGCAGTTGTCCTGGGGCCAGGGAAGGGCCCCTCATCAGAGATGGCTGCTCACCTACCAGATGA